From the endosymbiont of Bathymodiolus septemdierum str. Myojin knoll genome, one window contains:
- the rpsO gene encoding 30S ribosomal protein S15, which yields MSIDTQAIIKEYQTAEGDTGSTNVQVALLTARIKHLTEHFKTHKKDHHSRRGLLRLVSQRKKLLTYLRSNDVPAYSDLISRLGLRK from the coding sequence ATGTCAATTGATACACAAGCAATCATCAAAGAATACCAAACCGCAGAAGGCGATACCGGTTCAACCAATGTTCAAGTCGCTTTATTAACAGCACGCATCAAGCATTTAACTGAGCATTTTAAGACACATAAAAAAGACCATCACTCAAGAAGAGGTCTTTTGCGTTTAGTTTCTCAGCGTAAAAAGTTATTGACTTACCTTAGAAGTAATGATGTTCCTGCTTATTCAGATTTAATTTCTCGCTTAGGTCTTAGAAAATAA
- a CDS encoding LpxL/LpxP family acyltransferase → MTKQNFYHPKFIPTWILIALMKLGARLPIKTQISMGKSMGRVLYRILSKFRRIALVNIAKCFPHKSKSEVEQLARQHFESLGIAFFESANCFYLADSALRKIYSISNIDILEDAIAQKKNVILLVGHFTTMMLAGRILLQNFKFADIYRPQNNALFDAEMTKQFIKHGAIMVKTKDSRSLIKTLKSGLPIWYAPDQDLGVKNSVFAPFFGVETATIKATAKLANIDNTVVIPLAFTRIELGYKLNFSPPLEVYPSADAQQNATLTNKILERQILTTPEQYLWIHRRFKSRPKGEEIFY, encoded by the coding sequence ATGACAAAACAGAATTTTTATCATCCTAAATTTATCCCAACTTGGATTTTAATTGCTTTAATGAAATTAGGGGCAAGACTGCCGATTAAGACACAAATCTCTATGGGCAAATCCATGGGGCGTGTTTTATATCGAATATTGAGCAAATTTAGACGCATTGCACTGGTAAATATTGCCAAGTGCTTTCCACATAAAAGCAAATCCGAAGTTGAGCAACTAGCAAGGCAACATTTTGAGTCGCTTGGTATTGCTTTTTTCGAATCCGCCAATTGTTTTTATTTAGCAGATTCCGCACTTAGAAAAATTTATAGTATCAGCAATATCGATATTTTGGAAGACGCCATAGCGCAGAAAAAAAATGTCATTTTATTGGTTGGGCATTTTACGACGATGATGTTGGCAGGTAGGATTTTGTTACAAAATTTTAAATTTGCCGATATCTATCGACCACAAAATAATGCGCTATTTGACGCAGAAATGACCAAGCAATTTATCAAACATGGTGCAATAATGGTTAAGACTAAAGATTCAAGGTCCCTCATTAAAACCTTAAAATCAGGATTACCAATTTGGTACGCGCCCGACCAGGACTTAGGTGTAAAAAACTCAGTTTTTGCACCCTTCTTTGGCGTAGAAACTGCCACCATTAAAGCCACTGCAAAATTAGCAAATATCGATAACACGGTGGTTATCCCACTGGCATTCACACGCATAGAACTAGGCTATAAACTAAATTTTTCCCCCCCGCTGGAAGTGTATCCATCAGCAGATGCACAGCAAAATGCCACGCTTACTAATAAAATACTAGAGCGACAAATCCTCACAACGCCCGAGCAATACCTATGGATTCACCGTCGTTTTAAAAGCCGCCCAAAAGGCGAAGAGATTTTTTACTAA
- the dnaG gene encoding DNA primase has product MPYISENFLNDLPNQIDIVDLIGKRLTLKKSGSGYRAPCPFHGGKNPNLAVNAQEQFYHCFKCGESGNAISFIQKYENASFVEAVETIASEFGLTIIYDKNTTPIDPSLERYRLLSEKVGEFYRQQLKTSPAKAKAVNYAKKRGISSEIAKRFALGFATPGNKDLLTHFEKTEQDVIDLKALGLIKTGEYGDYDFFRDRLMFPIHNSKGYVVAFGGRAFDKNAKAKYLNSQESPIFFKSKELYGLHHARKFSRTMDYILVVEGYMDVVALHQAGITKVVATLGTATTPEHLQTLMRTTKTIVFCFDGDDAGRAAAWKALKITLPMIKAGLLIKFLFLPDGEDPDTLVKKESALSFEKRIEKAQPLSRFLFEHTKKEVDFNSIEGKTLFLEKVSVLIAQVTYDVYQQQLIDGVANEVGQSVKQVQTIFDRRTETLQVQALQAPLEMNDESAIPDYEIDHHTDFVPAKKENNATKTLMSKMISLFLNYPSLADSTVEVRVRNIDKSEVLLELIHSAEIDEDITQEDLIKPFKPKSGVYKRLQELCTLTPHLSENQARDEFQSALNAAEKFQESTKVKNLISSANTLEAQRKVMEGIQKSKVKK; this is encoded by the coding sequence ATGCCTTACATTAGTGAAAATTTTCTTAATGATTTACCCAATCAAATCGACATTGTAGATTTGATTGGCAAACGCTTGACGCTCAAAAAATCAGGCAGTGGTTATCGTGCACCTTGCCCATTTCACGGAGGCAAAAATCCAAACCTTGCTGTGAATGCACAGGAGCAATTTTATCACTGTTTTAAATGTGGCGAGAGTGGCAATGCAATTAGTTTTATCCAAAAATACGAAAACGCATCGTTTGTCGAAGCCGTAGAAACCATTGCTAGCGAATTTGGATTGACAATTATATATGATAAAAACACTACACCTATTGACCCCAGTTTAGAGCGTTATCGTTTGCTATCTGAAAAAGTCGGCGAATTTTATCGGCAACAATTAAAGACCTCTCCCGCCAAAGCCAAAGCGGTTAATTATGCAAAAAAACGCGGTATCAGTAGTGAAATTGCCAAGCGTTTTGCTTTGGGTTTTGCCACGCCAGGCAACAAAGATTTATTAACCCATTTTGAAAAAACCGAGCAAGATGTTATTGATTTAAAAGCCTTGGGTTTAATCAAAACAGGCGAATACGGCGACTACGATTTTTTCCGTGACCGTTTAATGTTCCCAATTCACAATAGCAAAGGCTATGTTGTTGCTTTTGGCGGACGAGCGTTTGACAAAAATGCCAAAGCAAAATACCTTAATTCTCAAGAAAGCCCTATCTTTTTCAAATCAAAAGAACTCTACGGACTGCATCATGCACGCAAATTCTCACGCACAATGGACTATATCTTGGTGGTTGAAGGTTATATGGATGTGGTTGCATTACATCAAGCAGGTATCACCAAAGTGGTGGCAACTTTAGGCACAGCAACTACCCCAGAGCATTTGCAAACATTAATGCGCACCACCAAAACCATTGTCTTTTGCTTTGACGGTGATGATGCAGGTCGCGCTGCGGCGTGGAAGGCACTTAAAATCACTTTGCCAATGATCAAAGCAGGTTTATTAATTAAATTTTTATTTCTACCCGACGGCGAAGACCCAGATACTTTGGTTAAAAAAGAATCAGCGCTTTCTTTTGAAAAACGCATTGAAAAAGCACAACCCCTTTCAAGGTTTTTATTTGAACACACCAAAAAAGAAGTCGATTTTAACAGCATTGAAGGCAAGACTTTATTCTTAGAAAAAGTCTCAGTATTGATTGCACAAGTAACCTATGATGTTTATCAACAACAATTGATTGATGGCGTTGCAAACGAAGTTGGGCAAAGCGTCAAACAAGTCCAAACTATTTTTGACAGACGAACAGAAACCTTGCAAGTACAAGCCCTGCAAGCCCCACTTGAAATGAATGATGAATCTGCAATACCAGACTACGAAATTGACCATCACACCGATTTTGTTCCTGCTAAAAAAGAAAATAACGCCACTAAAACCTTAATGTCAAAGATGATTAGCCTGTTTCTCAATTATCCGTCATTGGCGGATAGTACCGTCGAAGTTAGAGTGCGTAATATTGATAAATCAGAAGTATTATTAGAATTAATCCATTCTGCAGAAATTGACGAAGATATCACTCAAGAGGACCTTATTAAACCCTTTAAACCCAAGTCTGGCGTCTATAAGCGCCTACAGGAACTCTGCACTCTCACGCCGCACTTAAGCGAAAACCAAGCCCGTGATGAATTTCAATCCGCCCTAAACGCCGCTGAGAAATTTCAAGAAAGCACTAAAGTAAAAAATTTAATTTCAAGTGCCAACACTCTAGAGGCGCAACGAAAAGTGATGGAAGGCATTCAGAAAAGTAAGGTTAAAAAATAG
- a CDS encoding S8 family serine peptidase encodes MALDNYTGKYTGAGQTIVIIDQGISTSYTNSNVVYSYDFADNDSNAVNSGGNHGGMVANVAQQVASGVKIIHLKVFSDGSSGAYFSDIEEALQWVVNNTNTYNITAVNMSLVSGNVQTPSVWLGSDEYQALDDKGVIVTVASGNSKASYATDGVNCLSSSESVISVSATDINGDFTNFSQQHKDLTDVASLGKNVNVIDDSGVVHSISGTSFSAPTIAGAAAILQEAAIDLLGHKLTDEEFLDLIQKTGDKVTNYTINDGTSTAVSSNYFDKDVLVDALSMSDTITTINDGTIATAQKIGVLTTGTKLLTDSVTKSIDDKDFYQFELTKESSVDFLLSGLDSDIDLNLYDGNGKAIHQGWAWGSVDIAYQETLAAGTYYVGVDYYDGVNQADSSTYNLSLTVDNGALTPTSTSTSTSTSTSTSTSTSTSTSTSTSTPTSTPTSTPDDGKIATAQKIGVLTTGTKLLTDSVTKSIDDKDFYQFELTKESSVDFLLSNLDSDIDLNLYDGNGKAIHEGWAWGSVDIAYQETLAAGTYYVGVDYYDGYNYYDGVNQVDSSAYNLSLTIAPVGYTEINLANAVAYLETHQNEYNDQIVL; translated from the coding sequence ATGGCATTAGATAACTATACAGGCAAATATACAGGTGCTGGACAAACCATCGTTATAATCGATCAAGGTATTTCAACGAGTTATACCAATAGCAATGTCGTTTACTCTTATGATTTTGCAGACAACGATAGCAACGCAGTCAATAGCGGTGGCAATCATGGCGGGATGGTTGCAAATGTTGCTCAACAAGTAGCTTCTGGCGTTAAAATTATTCATTTAAAGGTATTTTCAGACGGTTCATCAGGTGCGTATTTTTCTGATATTGAGGAAGCGCTACAATGGGTAGTTAACAACACAAATACTTATAACATTACTGCAGTTAACATGTCTTTAGTTTCTGGCAATGTGCAAACACCTTCTGTTTGGTTGGGCTCCGATGAATATCAGGCTCTGGATGACAAAGGTGTAATTGTTACTGTTGCTTCTGGCAATAGTAAAGCATCTTATGCTACTGATGGTGTTAATTGTCTATCTTCCAGTGAGAGCGTTATTTCAGTTTCCGCTACCGATATAAATGGCGATTTTACTAATTTTTCACAACAGCACAAAGATTTAACTGATGTTGCCTCCTTAGGTAAAAATGTCAATGTAATTGATGATAGCGGTGTTGTGCACTCAATATCAGGCACCAGTTTTTCTGCGCCAACAATTGCAGGCGCTGCTGCAATTTTGCAAGAGGCAGCAATAGATTTATTAGGACATAAATTAACAGATGAAGAGTTTTTGGATCTTATTCAAAAAACAGGCGATAAAGTTACCAACTACACTATTAATGATGGCACCTCTACAGCTGTTTCATCAAATTATTTTGATAAAGATGTTTTAGTTGATGCGTTATCAATGTCAGATACAATCACAACAATTAATGACGGAACAATAGCGACTGCGCAAAAAATAGGAGTTTTAACTACTGGCACCAAACTATTAACTGATTCTGTTACCAAGTCTATAGACGATAAAGACTTTTATCAATTTGAATTAACTAAAGAAAGCAGTGTTGATTTTTTGTTGTCTGGTCTGGACTCTGATATAGATTTAAATCTATATGATGGCAATGGCAAAGCAATTCATCAAGGTTGGGCATGGGGTAGTGTTGATATTGCTTACCAAGAAACATTGGCTGCGGGTACTTATTATGTGGGAGTAGATTATTACGATGGTGTTAATCAAGCAGATAGTAGTACTTATAATTTAAGCTTAACTGTTGATAATGGCGCACTAACACCAACATCAACATCAACATCAACATCAACATCAACATCAACATCAACATCAACATCAACATCAACATCAACATCAACATCAACACCAACATCAACACCAACATCAACACCAGATGACGGAAAAATAGCGACTGCGCAAAAAATAGGAGTTTTAACTACTGGCACCAAACTATTAACTGATTCTGTTACCAAGTCTATAGATGATAAAGACTTTTATCAATTTGAATTAACTAAAGAAAGCAGTGTTGATTTTTTGTTGTCTAATCTGGACTCTGATATAGATTTAAATCTATATGATGGCAATGGCAAAGCAATTCATGAAGGTTGGGCATGGGGCAGTGTTGATATTGCTTACCAAGAAACATTGGCTGCGGGTACTTATTATGTGGGAGTAGATTATTACGATGGTTATAATTATTACGATGGTGTTAATCAAGTAGATAGTAGCGCTTACAATTTAAGCTTAACTATTGCCCCTGTTGGTTATACAGAGATTAATCTAGCAAATGCTGTGGCTTATTTAGAAACACATCAAAATGAATACAACGACCAAATTGTCCTGTAA
- a CDS encoding peptidoglycan D,D-transpeptidase FtsI family protein, with protein MIVKLKEMFKLSRTQHYSRRQNIIKWSFIVLFCGFGYRVMTIHQLDAGNITLQERGNQQAYNTFKSKARRGDILDRNGDTLASTLILKKVNLDPTQIQPVFISKLAKALEIPEAELQEKIKKKLSRHLGRKNLVIRKNLRLNSPILANLERLNKVKLRVCQSHLTKPGLTKPGLVKNCKMQNIRGVRLQTDTRRYYPKSASLAPLIGRVNHNGIGASGIEGEFEPTLAGQDGVKSLSFDQFTQGGYFNLAVDTPLKHGQDISLTIDANIQFYTYAAIKKSVEKHKADSGSAIILNAEGEILALANYPADDPNDKTVYHAENYRNHVLSDKIEPGSTMKPFTMLLALDKGKITATDDEKIDVTKRIGHLKPDGKYFKMTVKKILQKSHNLGTVNVSERLTKEDMYNTWNKLGFGRSLGLIPNIETPGTLKTTHSWSTSSKRTLSYGYGPMQTNLAQLARAYLVFANNGAIPPLKLVKGVSTYQEKTQVFNKASTDKIASLLDAVVSLKGSGYRARIKGYNIAGKTGTAEMLINGKYNKDGAKRTFFVGFVPVKKPKYIMVVRLDYPKECYANWNPKLKISCEGSNSAAIVFKEAMENILSSDQSIKRTIKK; from the coding sequence ATGATAGTTAAACTCAAAGAAATGTTCAAACTTTCTAGGACACAACATTATTCACGCCGTCAAAACATAATTAAATGGTCTTTTATCGTTCTTTTTTGTGGCTTTGGCTATCGAGTAATGACCATTCACCAGCTTGATGCGGGCAATATCACATTACAAGAAAGGGGCAATCAACAAGCCTACAATACATTCAAATCCAAAGCGCGCCGTGGTGATATCCTGGATAGAAATGGCGATACCCTCGCTAGCACCTTGATTTTGAAAAAAGTCAACTTAGACCCCACTCAAATTCAACCCGTCTTTATTTCAAAACTCGCTAAAGCATTAGAAATTCCTGAGGCGGAATTACAAGAAAAAATTAAGAAAAAACTCAGTAGACATCTGGGTAGAAAAAACCTAGTCATTCGTAAAAACCTCAGACTTAATAGCCCAATTCTTGCAAACCTGGAAAGACTAAACAAAGTAAAACTAAGAGTTTGTCAAAGCCACCTCACTAAGCCCGGCTTAACTAAGCCGGGCTTAGTTAAAAATTGCAAAATGCAAAATATTCGTGGTGTTAGACTGCAAACAGACACCCGCAGATACTACCCAAAATCCGCCTCATTAGCCCCTCTGATTGGTCGTGTCAATCACAACGGCATCGGTGCATCTGGCATTGAAGGCGAATTCGAGCCCACCCTCGCAGGACAAGACGGTGTTAAATCCTTAAGTTTTGACCAATTTACCCAAGGTGGTTATTTTAACCTTGCAGTCGACACCCCGCTTAAACACGGTCAAGATATCAGCCTAACCATTGACGCCAACATTCAATTCTACACCTATGCCGCCATCAAAAAATCTGTTGAAAAACATAAGGCTGATTCTGGCTCAGCCATTATTCTCAATGCAGAAGGTGAAATTTTAGCACTTGCTAACTACCCTGCCGATGACCCAAATGATAAAACTGTTTACCACGCAGAAAATTATCGAAACCATGTGCTCTCAGATAAAATAGAACCTGGCTCAACCATGAAGCCATTCACCATGCTTTTAGCACTAGATAAAGGCAAAATTACCGCAACTGATGATGAAAAAATTGATGTGACAAAACGCATCGGGCACCTAAAACCCGACGGTAAATATTTCAAAATGACCGTCAAAAAAATCCTTCAAAAATCCCACAACCTTGGCACCGTCAATGTCTCAGAAAGACTAACAAAAGAAGATATGTATAATACTTGGAACAAACTTGGTTTCGGACGCTCACTTGGACTCATTCCCAATATTGAAACCCCTGGTACTTTAAAAACCACACACTCATGGTCAACATCGTCCAAACGCACTTTATCTTATGGTTACGGACCCATGCAAACCAACTTAGCCCAACTCGCCAGAGCCTACCTAGTTTTTGCTAATAATGGCGCTATACCTCCACTAAAGTTGGTCAAAGGCGTTAGTACTTACCAAGAAAAAACCCAAGTATTCAACAAAGCCTCCACCGACAAAATTGCCAGTTTATTGGATGCTGTAGTATCCCTCAAGGGCTCCGGCTATCGTGCTCGCATCAAAGGCTATAATATCGCAGGAAAAACAGGCACTGCGGAAATGCTCATCAATGGAAAATACAACAAAGACGGTGCAAAACGCACTTTTTTCGTTGGCTTCGTCCCTGTCAAAAAACCAAAATATATTATGGTCGTCAGGCTAGACTATCCAAAAGAGTGCTATGCAAATTGGAACCCAAAACTAAAAATTAGTTGCGAAGGTTCAAACTCGGCTGCTATAGTGTTTAAAGAGGCAATGGAAAATATCTTAAGCAGCGATCAATCTATCAAACGCACGATAAAAAAATAA
- a CDS encoding cell division protein FtsL has protein sequence MTMLINRINALLILVIVILSFLTIYWHNQSHLLYKKITSVQQNNQFITAKQKQLLSEYSEQMSGNKIQKKAITKLRMQRPVKIRVLNL, from the coding sequence ATGACAATGCTGATTAATCGTATTAATGCATTACTTATTCTTGTCATTGTCATCTTGTCTTTTTTAACAATTTATTGGCACAATCAAAGTCACTTGCTTTACAAAAAAATTACCTCCGTGCAACAAAATAATCAATTCATTACTGCCAAACAAAAACAACTATTGAGCGAATATTCAGAACAAATGAGTGGCAACAAAATTCAAAAAAAAGCCATTACTAAATTGCGCATGCAAAGACCTGTGAAGATTAGAGTGTTAAACCTATGA
- the rsmH gene encoding 16S rRNA (cytosine(1402)-N(4))-methyltransferase RsmH, which translates to MTSNHHQSVMFNESIEGLAIKKNGIYIDATFGRGGHTQGILNQLGNDGKVIAFDQDLAAIEYAQQNFNDKRLTVIHSPFANMHNLLTEQGLLGKIDGILMDLGVSSPQLDNADRGFSFNADGLLDMRMNQTTGISAAQWLATANETEIANVIYEFGEERRSRQIATAIKRFQIEKPIETTLQLANIVASVVKTKKHKHPATRTFQAIRIFINQELKQLSDTLNQTLKILAVKGRLSVISFHSIEDRIVKKFIQKHSKQKQLPKGLPIMNNETKQMPLKDLGKSFASKVEINDSRRSRSAILRIAERIA; encoded by the coding sequence ATGACCAGTAACCATCACCAGTCTGTAATGTTCAATGAGTCTATCGAAGGCTTAGCAATCAAAAAAAACGGCATCTACATAGATGCAACTTTCGGTAGAGGCGGTCATACACAAGGTATTCTAAACCAATTAGGCAATGACGGCAAAGTCATCGCCTTCGACCAAGACCTTGCTGCCATTGAATACGCGCAACAAAATTTTAACGATAAGCGATTAACCGTTATTCATAGTCCTTTCGCTAACATGCACAACCTACTTACAGAACAAGGGCTGCTCGGAAAAATCGACGGTATTTTAATGGACCTCGGTGTCTCCTCCCCGCAACTTGACAACGCTGATCGTGGTTTTAGTTTTAACGCTGACGGACTATTAGATATGCGTATGAACCAAACTACTGGCATCAGTGCCGCACAATGGCTTGCCACTGCCAACGAAACTGAGATTGCCAATGTCATCTACGAATTCGGCGAAGAGCGCAGAAGCAGGCAGATTGCTACTGCCATCAAAAGATTCCAAATAGAAAAGCCAATTGAAACCACACTGCAATTAGCCAACATTGTCGCCAGCGTGGTCAAAACAAAAAAGCATAAACATCCCGCAACTCGCACCTTCCAAGCTATCCGCATTTTCATCAACCAAGAACTCAAACAACTCTCAGATACGCTAAACCAAACCCTTAAAATCCTCGCTGTTAAAGGTCGCCTATCTGTCATCAGTTTTCACTCCATTGAAGACCGCATTGTCAAAAAATTCATTCAAAAACACTCAAAACAAAAACAGCTGCCGAAAGGTCTGCCGATTATGAACAATGAAACCAAGCAAATGCCCCTCAAAGATTTGGGCAAAAGTTTTGCCAGTAAAGTAGAAATCAACGATAGCAGACGCTCAAGAAGTGCGATACTACGAATCGCTGAACGAATTGCATAG
- the mraZ gene encoding division/cell wall cluster transcriptional repressor MraZ, translating to MFRGVHNLSIDVKGRLKIPTRHQMQIDEICTGKMVLSIHPDDACLLLYPLKYWLTLEEKISALPSLNIHSKRLKRKLIGHATDCELDGASRILIPATLREYASIDKKIIMSGQGHNFELWDETVWHKQLDNLDTLSEQEKIPVEVSQLSL from the coding sequence ATGTTTCGCGGGGTTCACAATCTCAGCATTGATGTTAAAGGACGACTCAAAATCCCAACACGCCATCAAATGCAAATCGATGAGATTTGCACTGGGAAAATGGTGCTCAGTATCCACCCAGATGACGCTTGTTTATTACTTTACCCCTTAAAATATTGGCTGACACTTGAAGAAAAGATCAGCGCCCTGCCCTCGCTCAATATCCACAGCAAACGCTTAAAACGCAAACTCATCGGTCACGCCACCGACTGCGAACTGGACGGTGCCTCACGCATTTTAATCCCTGCAACTTTGAGAGAATATGCTAGCATTGACAAAAAAATTATTATGAGCGGACAAGGTCACAATTTTGAACTTTGGGACGAAACTGTATGGCACAAGCAACTCGATAACCTTGATACTCTAAGCGAACAAGAGAAAATCCCAGTTGAAGTCTCTCAACTATCACTATGA
- a CDS encoding malic enzyme-like NAD(P)-binding protein yields MSNSDLHQKALDYHQGNRPGKIVVNAHKPMESSADLSLAYTPGVAAPVREIAKDASKVDLYTAKGNLVAVISDGSAVLGLGNVGPLASKPVMEGKAVLFKKFADIDVFDIEVDTQDVDEFVQTVKNIAPTFGGINLEDISAPRCFEIERRLIKELDIPVFHDDQHGTAIIISAGLLNAIEIQGKNIKEVKLVCLGAGSAGIATLNLLCKLGLNKDNILLVDKEGVVSTDLQNVSQVKAQYAAETDKKTLAEAMRGCDIFIGVAAANLVSKDMIKSMANNPIVFALSNPDPEISPADAHSVRDDLIMATGRSDYPNQVNNVLGFPFIFRGALDAKAKEINIEMKIAAVHALKDLAKLEVPQEVLKAYNADSMSFGKDYIIPKPFDKRLVDVVPKAVFDAAVLSGVANI; encoded by the coding sequence ATGTCAAATAGTGATTTACATCAAAAAGCATTGGATTACCATCAGGGCAATCGACCGGGAAAAATTGTCGTTAATGCGCATAAACCCATGGAAAGCAGTGCAGATTTATCTTTGGCTTATACGCCTGGCGTGGCTGCACCCGTTAGAGAAATTGCCAAAGATGCTAGTAAAGTAGATTTATACACTGCCAAGGGTAATTTGGTTGCCGTGATTTCAGATGGTTCTGCAGTTTTAGGTTTGGGCAATGTTGGACCTTTAGCATCAAAACCGGTAATGGAGGGCAAGGCGGTATTGTTTAAAAAATTTGCTGATATTGATGTGTTTGATATTGAAGTTGATACCCAAGATGTTGATGAATTTGTACAAACGGTGAAAAATATTGCCCCAACTTTTGGGGGTATTAATTTAGAGGATATCTCAGCACCGCGTTGTTTTGAGATTGAACGGCGTTTAATTAAGGAACTTGATATCCCAGTTTTTCATGATGACCAACACGGCACTGCTATTATTATTTCTGCTGGTTTGTTAAATGCAATTGAGATTCAAGGAAAAAACATTAAAGAAGTGAAACTGGTTTGTTTGGGCGCAGGTTCAGCAGGTATTGCCACGCTAAATTTATTATGTAAACTGGGCTTAAATAAAGACAATATTTTATTGGTTGATAAAGAAGGTGTCGTTTCTACCGACCTTCAAAATGTTAGTCAAGTTAAGGCGCAATATGCGGCAGAAACAGATAAAAAAACTTTGGCCGAAGCTATGCGAGGTTGTGACATATTCATTGGCGTTGCAGCTGCCAATTTGGTGTCTAAAGATATGATAAAGTCAATGGCAAATAATCCAATTGTATTCGCCTTGTCCAATCCTGACCCTGAAATCTCTCCTGCAGACGCCCACTCAGTGCGTGATGATTTAATTATGGCAACAGGACGCAGTGATTATCCAAATCAAGTGAATAATGTTTTAGGCTTTCCTTTTATTTTCAGAGGCGCACTTGATGCCAAAGCCAAAGAAATAAATATAGAAATGAAAATTGCTGCCGTGCATGCGCTTAAAGACTTGGCGAAATTAGAGGTTCCTCAAGAGGTGTTAAAGGCTTACAATGCCGACTCTATGAGCTTTGGCAAAGATTACATTATTCCAAAACCATTCGATAAAAGGTTGGTTGATGTGGTGCCAAAAGCAGTGTTTGATGCTGCAGTTTTAAGTGGTGTTGCAAATATTTAA
- the tuf gene encoding elongation factor Tu, whose product MSKEKFERNKPHVNVGTIGHVDHGKTTLTAAITKVMAEANGGEFNDYADIDNAPEERERGITISTAHVEYESETRHYAHVDCPGHADYVKNMITGAAQMDGAIIVIAATDGPMAQTREHILLSKQVGVPYILVYMNKADMVDDEELVELVEMEIRELLTEYDFPGDDTPVIFGSALKALEGDTSDIGVPSIVKLVEALDTYIPTPKRDTDKTFIMPIEDVFSISGRGTVVTGRIEAGVVNVGDELEIVGIKETKTTTCTGVEMFRKLLDSGEAGDNVGVLLRGTKREEVERGQVLAKPGSIKPHAKFEAEIYVLSKNEGGRHTPFFNNYRPQFYFRTTDVTGACQLPEGVEMVMPGDNVKMQVELLSPIAMEDGLRFAIREGGRTVGAGVVAKVTD is encoded by the coding sequence ATGTCAAAAGAAAAATTCGAAAGAAACAAACCCCATGTCAATGTTGGCACAATCGGTCATGTTGACCATGGTAAAACTACCCTAACAGCAGCCATCACCAAAGTAATGGCAGAAGCAAACGGCGGTGAATTTAACGACTATGCAGATATTGATAACGCTCCTGAAGAAAGAGAACGCGGCATTACTATCTCAACAGCCCATGTAGAATACGAAAGTGAAACGCGTCATTATGCTCATGTAGATTGCCCAGGACATGCGGATTATGTTAAAAATATGATTACCGGTGCTGCCCAAATGGACGGCGCTATTATTGTTATCGCTGCCACAGATGGCCCAATGGCACAAACCCGTGAGCACATTCTTTTGTCTAAGCAAGTTGGTGTTCCATACATCCTTGTTTATATGAATAAAGCCGATATGGTTGACGATGAAGAATTGGTAGAATTGGTTGAAATGGAAATCCGTGAGTTATTAACAGAATACGATTTCCCAGGTGATGACACGCCAGTTATCTTTGGCTCTGCACTTAAGGCATTAGAAGGCGATACTTCAGACATCGGTGTGCCTTCAATCGTCAAACTGGTTGAAGCATTAGACACTTATATTCCAACCCCTAAGCGCGACACAGATAAGACATTCATTATGCCAATTGAAGATGTATTCTCAATCTCTGGCCGCGGCACCGTTGTAACAGGTCGTATTGAAGCAGGGGTTGTTAATGTTGGTGACGAATTAGAAATTGTTGGTATCAAAGAAACAAAAACCACCACTTGTACAGGTGTTGAAATGTTCCGTAAGTTATTAGATTCTGGTGAAGCAGGTGACAATGTTGGCGTGCTTCTTCGTGGCACCAAGCGAGAAGAAGTTGAACGCGGTCAAGTATTGGCGAAACCAGGCTCTATCAAACCACATGCAAAGTTTGAAGCAGAAATCTATGTCTTAAGCAAAAATGAAGGTGGTCGTCATACACCATTCTTCAACAACTACCGTCCACAGTTTTATTTTAGAACAACAGATGTAACTGGCGCATGTCAATTACCTGAGGGCGTAGAAATGGTAATGCCTGGCGACAATGTGAAAATGCAAGTAGAATTACTTTCTCCGATTGCTATGGAAGATGGTTTAAGATTTGCCATTAGAGAAGGCGGTCGTACGGTTGGCGCGGGTGTTGTTGCTAAGGTGACAGATTAA